The following is a genomic window from Neoarius graeffei isolate fNeoGra1 chromosome 16, fNeoGra1.pri, whole genome shotgun sequence.
GCTGCTAAAGCCCGGCGCACATGGGCAATTTTCCATCGCTTGGTTgtgcaactttttgacgcaagtGAAAAATTGCTTTTTGTGCGGATATTTGCGACGGCGATTTTTTTGTTGCTTACGACAGATCAccggtatcaaacatgcttgatattctgcgacaaaaaaattggcagtcgctcacttgttgcagagatattgcCGCGTGTGCGTGTCTTTGCTATAACGAAgcaatcacctccaaaggctaaacCAATCCCTGCCTGcgaagtagtcacgtgatttccacgtgacttgcatccccctccccaaatcgcctGCTAGTTGCAGATAACGCACACACGAGAGGGGAAACTTgtgtccaaaaatcgcaatacgcttgcAATGAGAAGTTGCCGGTGTGCGCTGGGCTTAAGAGGTCCAAACCTGCCCCagaatgacaatgcccctgtgcacaaagcgagatccatgaagacatggtgacaTGAGCTAAGAGTTTGCATATGTCCATATGACACAGCAATATGTCTAGGAACGTAACAGGCTGATTTAGATACTTACCAAGGGTGATGTATCAAGATAACATGTGCATGTATTCAGTAGATAAGAACTGTTGCTTTTTAATCGCATAGACTTTCTAAAACCTGCAACAAAAGAGCACCACTCAATTAAATGATATGCAGCATTTACCATATTGGGGGTGTATTCAAATCAAATACTCAACACACGGGATTTATTTGGCTGAGTCACAAATGTTTGTGACAAGCAAAGGAGGTCAAGAGAGATAGCACACTTATCATTGGGTGAGGTTGGCCTTTTCCAGGAATGCTTCTCCACAAGCACTGGGTTCAAGCTGCTGGCACTAGATGTACAGCCTGTATCACTCTTCATAACGAGATATATCCATCCAAGagtgttactactactactactactactactagtaatAGTAATAATATACGATGATGTATCAAAAACAAATCACTAATACATAATAATGAGATTTATGAAAGCATGAGCTACTATGTGTACGAAagtgcttcattcattcattcattcattcattcattcagctaGCTAGCCTGCCTAAAGGGTATCTCAGCACTGCTTTCAACTGTATGCCTGTTGGTACCTATattagggaggtattaaattaagACCACAAATAAAGCAGACGAGATTGGTAGTTACTCTATCAGTAtcagaaatatatattttaaagtgAATGAAAGAAATGCAGCAAGAAAATAGATCACAGGAGGATTAGGCAGGCAAAACAACTTACTGGTTACTGACACGGCATTTTGAAATGACTGCTTCAAATCTGCAAATTAATGAACTAAAATCAAGCGAAGTTTGGGAGTAATAAACTGTATCTGCCAGTCCTCATTCATGAAGATCTACTCTCTGGCAAAGTTTGCTGCCAACGATCATATCACACAACTGATCCAGTCATACATAGTAGAGGAAAATGTGTTAGATTAGTTTGTGTGATATATCTCTATAGCAGTGGTGACCAAGGCTGAAGCGTAATTCTCAGCTGCAGCACCATCACTCTATAAGACTGCAGTGAATAAAAGCAGATGCTGTATTTTTGATCATTTAGTCACTTGTTGTATAACATTTTAAAACAATGGTTTTCAGAAGAaaattctgttttgttttgttttttaattcaaGTATATTTATCTTTCTTTTTTGATTTCTATTATTATAGCCCCTCAAacaaagttggggggggggggatacaagAATCACCCTgtatgtccgtccatctgtctgtccatgtgtcttgtaagcgCAACTCGTCCAAAacagtttgatggattttgatgaaactttacacagttgcagtataccacctgaagatgtgcatgaaggaaaataatcctgGTCCGATGTTTCAAAGGAGAGATGATTCAACTAATTCCCTTCCATATGGCAATATATGATGATGGGCTTGTAAGCACAACTCCTCCTAAACGGTTTGATGAATTTTGACGAGCGGGGGGTGGGGTGTGTggggtgggtgtgggtgtggggtgtattctatagtgagtttactcacagttctagttCGAATAGTCCCACTACTGATAAACTATCATCTATACAACATGTTGTTGTACCATTGTCCCTTTTTTACTGTCTCAGTAATGTTGTGTTTGTTCTTTTATAAAATTCTTTAACAGTTTAATTAGACAGATTATTTCTCTCATTTCTTTGGATGGCGTTCTTGGTCTTGAgatttcatttttcttttgtttccattgggtcaaaaataataataataataataaaagagccACTGTATAAGGCCTAACTGAATTTAAATCTCCTCAAAAAGGATCTAAACTGACTAAAGGGTGCAGTCAGGGTGAGGGGGTGATAAAGCTGAGGGAGGGGCTTAAAGTGCTCAGTCACTCCGTTTTCCCGGATGCTCAGTGCATATAAAAAGCGGCCACGCATCCAAAATGTGTCAAAACTTTTTGGCAAACTTCTGACAGCTAAGAAAATGAGCCTTAACGCAAAGGATAAAGCCGCAGTGAAAGCTTTCTTCAGTAAAGTCAGTGGCAAAGTTGAGGAAATTGGCAACGAGGTCCTCTCCAGGTAGTAAACTTGTCTATTTTTGTGATTTACTcattcttttttttcttgaaacaaactGACATTTAAGACCAAAAGGACCGTTTTCTTTTGCCAGTTTGACTGTGTGCTACTTTGGCTATGCTACACACTATATAATCCATTATCATGTGCTATTTTGTAGGACTTTTGTTGTCTATCCTCAGACGAAGATTTACTTTTCCCACTGGAAGGACTTGAGCCCAGGCTCTGCCCAGGTGAGGAAGCATGGACTGACAGTGATGCAGGGAGTCCTCAGTGCTGTTGAAATGATTGACGACCTCAGAACAGGTCTGCTCAGCCTCAGCGAGCTGCATGCCTTCAGGCTGCGAGTGGACCCCTCCAATTTCAAGGTCTTTTTGGAGTCAAATTGTTTCAAAAAGATTTTAGATGTTTGATTGTTCGCTTTCGTAACACTGCATTTTGACATTTGGCATCTCTAATGTGTTTTAGATCATCTCGCACAACATGCTCGTGGTCTTTGGCATGCTGTTTCCCAAAGACTTCACCCCTGAGGTCCATGTTTCGGTGGACAAGTTCCTCGCACAGGTCAGCCTGGCTCTCTCTGAGAAATACCGTTAAGGACGATGCTCCTCTGTCTGGATTCAGCTGAGAGTGTATTCGCCTTCAGTGTGTACTGAAAATAAAACGCACTCACTATAATGTTGGTGTCATTATTTGTAATATATAAACCTTTGTGTGTTGTGTCCAGACTAATCAAGACAAGGTAAATAAGCAAGCATAgtccattttgttgcttttttcattttttatatTGTTGGGTTCTTCTCTTATGTGCATACAATCTCATATAAAATGTTTCATTGGAAATACTAGTGCTTGCaaagataaaaattaaaaataagtacAAAGAAAAAGATTAGAAAGGTTAAAAGATATTAATGCAGACCCAGAGGGAGGGAAGGAATGAGTGAGAAAGATGGTTTACTTTACTTCCtcaaagtagaagaagaagaacaactttattcatcacacacttgtgaaattcctctctgcatttaacccatctgaagcagtgaacacacacatgctgagAGTGGGTACATATGCTAAAGTgtctaaaaaaattttttttatcttaaacATATCTTcctttgcggcggcacggtggtgtagtggttggtgctgttgcctcacagcaagaaggtctgggttcgagccccgtggccggcgagggcctttctgtgcggagtttgcatgttctccccgtgtccgtgtgggtttcctccgggtgctccggtttcccccacagtccaaagacatgcaggttaggttaactggtgactctaaattgaccgtaggtgtgaatgtgagtgtgaatggttgtctgtgtctatgtgtcagccctgtgatgacctggcgacttgtccagggtgtaccccgcctttcgcccgtagtcagctgggataggctccagcttgcctgcgaccctgt
Proteins encoded in this region:
- the LOC132900107 gene encoding hemoglobin subunit alpha-2-like → MSLNAKDKAAVKAFFSKVSGKVEEIGNEVLSRTFVVYPQTKIYFSHWKDLSPGSAQVRKHGLTVMQGVLSAVEMIDDLRTGLLSLSELHAFRLRVDPSNFKIISHNMLVVFGMLFPKDFTPEVHVSVDKFLAQVSLALSEKYR